A window of the Carassius carassius chromosome 36, fCarCar2.1, whole genome shotgun sequence genome harbors these coding sequences:
- the LOC132116631 gene encoding uncharacterized protein LOC132116631, translating into MSKFSDDVPPVLGYVTSDCRDEALQASICSVADLSVGVPLSPVHKTFNCRDNVPQATTCATPDCSVYAPQTQSSQLQDDDTTIIDINSHRYEIGCQLGKGGFGIVYAATRLNDGLQVAIKLASNKITKFISIDGYSGRLPLEVALQILANKGPRVEEIVQLLDWRVDPDYYFMVLERPVPCQSLYRYLKCYKGIMDEDFARVIMNQAIFAARMCCLRGVLHRDIKLENLLINPDTHKVKLIDFGCGAILTDGGYTSFDGTRQYCPPEYHMTGQYHGEPATVWSLGILLFVILFRKYPKRRHLHKINDKNWTKAGLSKECCDLIRWCLQIDPKQRIELGKLSLHDWLMTADKENNNGTIMDINSCRYEIGCQLGDGGFGTVYAATRLDDGLQVAIKVVSSRNRKFISIDGCSKPLPLEVALQILANEDPRVEEIIQLLDWRVESDHYILVLERPVPFEELNWFLLQQMVTIQEDVARVIMRQATFAALTCCRRGVFHRDIKLEKLLINPDTLKVKLTDFGCGDFLNCAGYTSFVGTKEYCPPEYHMTGQYHGEPATVWSLGILLFLMLCGDFPNTRDLRMIDGHNWTKDGLSEECSDFICCCLQINPKERIELEKLSLHDWFMVSTFE; encoded by the exons ATGTCCAAATTTAGTGATGATGTCCCTCCAGTTCTAGGTTATGTCACGTCTGACTGCAGAGATGAAGCTCTCCAAGCTTCAatctgttctgtagctgacttgAGTGTTGGTGTCCCTCTGTCTCCAGTCCACAAAACATTCAACTGTAGAGACAATGTCCCCCAAGCTACAACCTGTGCAACACCTGACTGTAGTGTTTATGCTCCCCAAACTCAGTCAAGCCAGCTACAGGATGATGACACAACAATTATTG acaTCAATTCACACCGTTATGAAATCGGCTGTCAGTTGGGTAAAGGAGGCTTTGGAATCGTTTATGCAGCAACTCGTTTGAATGATGGCCTACAG GTGGCAATAAAATTGGCATCCAACAAGATCACAAAGTTCATCAGCATT GATGGTTATTCTGGACGTCTTCCTCTGGAGGTTGCTTTGCAGATTCTTGCAAATAAAGGCCCCAGGGTCGAGGAAATCGTTCAGCTTCTGGACTGGCGGGTGGATCCTGACTATTACTTTATGGTCCTAGAGCGGCCTGTGCCCTGTCAGTCCTTGTATCGGTATTTAAAGTGCTACAAGGGCATCATGGACGAGGACTTTGCTCGAGTTATAATGAACCAGGCAATATTTGCGGCTCGAATGTGCTGCCTTCGTGGAGTGTTGCACCGGGACATAAAGCTGGAAAACCTTCTGATTAACCCGGACACGCACAAAGTCAAATTGATTGACTTTGGCTGTGGTGCAATCCTCACCGACGGGGGTTACACGTCCTTTGATG GCACAAGACAGTACTGCCCTCCCGAGTATCACATGACCGGCCAGTACCACGGGGAACCAGCGACAGTGTGGTCACTCGGGATCCTCTTGTTTGTGATACTTTTCCGTAAATATCCAAAGAGACGACACCTGCACAAGATTAATGATAAAAACTGGACCAAAGCTGGCTTGTCGAAAG aatGCTGCGATTTAATTCGCTGGTGTCTACAGATTGACCCAAAGCAGCGGATTGAACTGGGGAAACTCAGTCTCCACGACTGGCTTATG ACTGCAGACAAGGAGAATAACAACGGCACAATAATGG ACATCAATTCATGCCGTTATGAAATCGGCTGTCAGCTGGGTGATGGAGGCTTTGGAACCGTTTATGCAGCGACTCGTTTGGACGACGGCCTACAG GTGGCGATAAAAGTCGTCTCCAGCAGGAACAGAAAGTTCATCAGCATT GACGGTTGTTCCAAGCCTCTTCCTCTGGAGGTTGCTTTGCAAATCCTTGCAAACGAAGACCCTAGGGTTGAGGAAATCATCCAGCTTCTGGACTGGCGGGTGGAGTCTGACCACTACATTTTGGTGCTAGAGCGGCCCGTTCCCTTTGAGGAACTGAACTGGTTTCTCCTGCAGCAAATGGTTACCATTCAAGAGGACGTGGCACGAGTTATAATGCGCCAGGCAACATTCGCAGCTCTAACATGCTGCAGACGTGGAGTGTTTCATCGGGACATAAAGCTGGAAAAGCTTCTGATCAACCCGGACACACTCAAAGTCAAATTAACTGACTTTGGGTGTGGTGACTTCCTCAACTGTGCGGGTTACACATCCTTTGTTG GCACAAAAGAGTACTGCCCTCCTGAGTATCACATGACCGGCCAGTACCACGGGGAACCAGCGACAGTGTGGTCACTCGGGATCCTCTTGTTTCTAATGTTGTGTGGGGATTTTCCAAATACACGAGACTTGCGCATGATCGACGGTCACAACTGGACCAAAGATGGCTTGTCGGAAGAATGCAGCGATTTTATTTGCTGCTGTCTGCAAATCAATCCAAAAGAGCGGATTGAACTGGAGAAACTTAGTCTCCACGACTGGTTCATGGTAAGTACATTTGAATGA
- the LOC132116930 gene encoding calmodulin-regulated spectrin-associated protein 1-B-like codes for MVTHQCCLILGHWMDVGALAGGDGVLRRADSVEGGLEIVPLEMYDSARAKIEANLRWLFAKAYGEEHIPADLRDPFYRDQYCVEHIKPPVLSLLLSSELYCRVCVLLLKGDQASALSSHQDVIHTLARRGMCVREADDTPVSCDDLSSTPIKMSSHIPLIDALMMAYTLEMMATERVVSSVKRFSSFCASKELPFDVEDTMLFWINKVILKTRELSEKELKIKQPLLDSPCHQKPDLMNALAHCMLEPVEFSRVVRYRREHLSGRPFPHLAVMEDLVKDVCDGKALLALIHFYCPEYMRLDDICLKEVPSLSDSVYNIHLLREFSNEYLNRCFYLHTEDLLYGPPVLKHNVMVFIAELFWWFEVVKPDFVKPRDLQEIKDVRASFQPKSPCLHVHISSATKRSFLTPSPSADSLATAVTPDGCMRYYLHPEETLSVTNRSPSHSPSHPLLPLRQRPQKPTQVEENSELRNRSNSLSRKDGLMLGPQFAWTERKQRPISQMEMDWERVCGDNINLARSISKDSLASNVISITPRHRINGQPLPQTRHYDSQEEEEELLAVINTEDDTRTESFFLEPLQPAALRPNKEKTGISKWEESGEGRSQGCQGTYTPTECPLNHTFTPIGSIEQASSRAQSPGSFLLQDDAECVLDSPLRGWEDITSDSEFEEDDEIEVQELSKVVLMQAGRKCMGLREEKESVKLREDVCLSERDDKEGASGRASPCPSMLSQASSTSTGTGRMTSFAERRRHKVGFPDGCYSTGSSLATTPDKSESVQFPLDVTPGTPGGRPGLASELVHLRMQLEEKRRSIEMQKKKMENHSARKRLQLGKAAFLHVVKKGRSDTLPHPLKTVIGFKEKTLAKDDSCVEILKSQGKNTDSKETLVEEDKDNRLSITGGGGASDDVGGEPDLSECSHSIELLNEAIGAIQQQMMQLSLQQNLLIKQATQSPQETKPSTVPPLNEHLPEQPETKSRLNVQFTETLSTATKRSPRLSSSHTARKKPIDLKLSKDANIRPAAKASTLTPGGRTPRAENEDEDGAKAGGRGSKGIIRKTPFRLQDAENRHVDSLNSPQNGLPLLEPSPVDQTREWSDTSGSGKENVPNLSEENRTKAQLIEVDLSDLAEPAETSTEPDREQKNGLGFFFKDDQKAEDELAKKRAAFLLKQQRKAEEARIRKQQLEAESELKRDEARRKAEEERVRKEEEKTRRELIKQEYLRRKQQELLEEQGATKPRPRNRRPRPKSLHRAEYSCSAPVSLCSAPSGSSLSLASAATDGDSVASGGDSSHRGESVESFPILSRNASRNMERDWDNGSTASSIASVAEYNGPRLFKEPSAKSNKPIIQNAIAHCCLAGKVNEAQKNAILEEIERCESNHLIILFRDGGCQFRALYIYSPETEEIVKLKGTGPRAISRKMIDRLYKYSSDRKQFTVIPAKSVSVSVDALTIHGHLWQAKRPSTSKRT; via the exons agcacATCCCAGCGGACCTGCGAGACCCGTTCTACAGGGATCAGTACTGCGTGGAGCACATCAAGCCCCCGGTGCTGTCTCTGCTGCTGTCCTCGGAGCTGTACTGCAGGGTGTGTGTTCTGCTGCTGAAGGGCGACCAGGCGTCTGCGCTCAGCTCCCATCAGGACGTGATCCATACGCTCGCACGCCGCGGGATGTGTGTCAGAGAAGCAGACGACACACCTGTCTCCTGCGACGACCTCTCCTCCACCCCTATTAAGATG agttctCATATCCCGCTGATAGACGCTCTGATGATGGCGTATACGCTGGAGATGATGGCTACAGAGCGAGTTGTGTCCAGTGTCAAGCGCTTCTCCTCCTTCTGTGCCTCTAAAGAGCTTCCCTTCGACGTGGAGGACACCATGCTGTTCTGGATCAACAAG GTGATTCTGAAGACGAGAGAACTCTCCGAGAAGGAGCTCAAGATCAAACAGCCGCTCTTGGATTCGCCATGCCATCAGAAG ccTGATCTCATGAACGCTTTGGCCCATTGCATGCTGGAGCCGGTGGAGTTCTCTCGTGTG GTACGGTATCGTAGAGAGCACCTGTCCGGCCGGCCGTTCCCACACCTGGCTGTGATGGAGGATCTGGTGAAGGATGTTTGTGATGGCAAGGCTCTGCTAGCGCTCATTCACTTCTACTGCCCTGAATACATGAGGCTAGATG ATATTTGTCTGAAGGAGGTGCCGTCTCTGTCGGACAGCGTTTATAACATCCATCTGCTTCGGGAGTTTTCTAACGAATACCTGAACAGGTGTTTTTACCTGCACACTGAAGACCTGCTCTACGGCCCGCCGGTGCTGAAG CATAACGTGATGGTTTTCATTGCTGAGCTCTTTTGGTGGTTTGAAGTAGTGAAGCCGGACTTCGTAAAGCCAAGAGACCTTCAAGAGATTAAAGATG TGAGAGCGTCTTTTCAGCCAAAGAGTCCCTGCCTTCATGTGCACATATCCAGTGCCACCAAGCGAAGCTTCTTAACTCCCTCTCCTTCAGCCGACTCGCTGGCGACCGCTGTCACTCCTGATGGCTGTATGCGGTATTACTTGCACCCTGAGGAGACATTGTCTGT AACAAACAGAAGCCCCTCCCACAGCCCCTCCCACCCGCTCCTCCCACTGCGGCAGAGACCACAGAAGCCCACTCAGGTGGAGGAGAATTCAG AGCTCAGGAACAGGTCAAACTCTTTGTCCCGTAAGGATGGACTCATGCTTGGACCACAGTTTGCCTGGACAGAACGTAAACAAAG ACCCATCTCTCAGATGGAGATGGATTGGGAACGTGTATGTGGCGATAATATCAACTTGGCTCGATCCATAAGCAAGGACAGTTTAGCTTCCAATGTCATCTCCATCACTCCACGGCACCGCATCAACGGCCAGCCCCTCCCCCAGACACGTCACTATGACAgccaggaggaagaggaggagctaCTGGCTGTGATTAACACAGAGGATGACACCCGAACCGAGAGTTTCTTCTTGGAACCATTGCAACCTGCGGCTCTACGACCAAATAAGGAGAAAACAGGGATTAGTAAGTGGGAGGAGAGTGGAGAGGGGCGGAGTCAGGGATGCCAGGGGACATATACGCCCACAGAATGCCCTCTCAACCATACATTTACGCCGATTGGTAGCATAGAGCAAGCAAGCTCTAGAGCACAATCTCCCGGAAGCTTCTTGCTGCAGGACGATGCAGAGTGCGTGCTGGACAGTCCGCTCAGAGGATGGGAGGACATCACCTCAGATTCGGAGTTTGAGGAAGATGATGAAATAGAGGTCCAAGAGCTTTCCAAAGTTGTTCTGATGCAAGCTGGGAGGAAATGCATGGGACTCAGAGAGGAAAAGGAGTCTGTGAAACTGCGCGAGGATGTTTGCTTGAGTGAACGGGATGATAAAGAAGGCGCGAGTGGAAGGGCGAGTCCTTGCCCCAGCATGTTGTCGCAGGCCAGCAGCACATCGACTGGCACTGGCCGCATGACGAGTTTCGCAGAACGCCGTAGACATAAAGTCGGATTTCCCGATGGCTGCTACAGCACCGGGAGCTCGCTGGCAACCACTCCTGATAAATCCGAAAGCGTACAGTTCCCTTTGGATGTGACTCCGGGAACGCCAGGTGGCCGACCTGGCCTCGCTTCCGAACTTGTACACCTGCGCATGCAGCTGGAAGAGAAACGGCGCTCTATTGAAATGCAGAAAAAGAAGATGGAGAACCATTCGGCTCGGAAACGGCTGCAGCTGGGAAAAGCGGCGTTCTTGCATGTCGTTAAAAAGGGGAGGAGCGACACACTGCCACACCCACTGAAAACAGTAATTGGGTTTAAAGAGAAAACACTTGCGAAGGACGACTCTTGCGTTGAAATTCTGAAATCCCAAGGAAAAAACACGGATAGTAAAGAAACGCTGGTAGAGGAGGATAAGGACAATCGTTTGAGTATAACAGGAGGGGGCGGGGCTTCGGATGATGTGGGCGGAGAACCAGATCTCAGCGAATGTAGCCATTCCATTGAGCTCCTGAACGAAGCCATCGGAGcgatacagcagcaaatgatgCAACTGTCTCTCCAGCAGAACTTGCTCATAAAACAGGCCACCCAGTCCCCGCAGGAAACCAAACCGAGCACTGTGCCGCCCTTAAACGAACACCTGCCAGAGCAACCTGAGACTAAGTCGCGCCTTAACGTACAGTTCACAGAAACCCTTTCCACCGCAACCAAACGTTCTCCCAGGCTCAGCTCGAGTCATACAGCTCGGAAGAAACCTATCGACCTCAAACTGAGCAAAGATGCAAACATTCGTCCAGCGGCGAAAGCAAGCACTCTGACACCGGGAGGCAGGACCCCCCGGGCTGAGAATGAGGATGAGGACGGAGCTAAAGCGGGTGGGCGTGGCTCAAAAGGAATTATTCGCAAGACTCCGTTCAGACTGCAGGACGCCGAAAACCGGCACGTCGACAGCCTTAACTCGCCCCAAAATGGGCTCCCCCTGCTGGAACCGTCGCCTGTCGATCAAACCCGGGAATGGAGCGATACCAGCGGCTCTGGAAAGGAGAATGTTCCAAATCTGTCCGAGGAAAACAGAACGAAAGCACAGCTGATTGAAGTGGACCTATCTGACCTGGCTGAACCGGCTGAAACTAGCACAGAACCTGATAGGGAACAGAAAAACGGACTGGGCTTCTTCTTTAAG GATGATCAGAAAGCAGAGGATGAGCTTGCTAAGAAGAGGGCTGCGTTCCTCCTCAAACAGCAGCGTAAGGCCGAAGAGGCACGAATTCGTAAGCAGCAGCTGGAGGCGGAGTCAGAGCTAAAGCGAGATGAAGCCAG ACGAAAAGCTGAGGAAGAACGTGTGCGTAAAGAGGAAGAAAAGACTCGCAGGGAGCTGATCAAACAGGAGTATCTGCGCAGGAAACAGCAAGAACTTCTGGAGGAACAGGGTGCGACCAAACCACGCCCACGTAACAGGAGGCCCCGCCCTAAATCACTGCATCGCGCTGAATATTCCTGTTCTGCTC CGGTTAGTCTTTGTTCTGCTCCCTCCGGATCGTCTCTCTCATTGGCCTCTGCTGCTACTGACGGTGACAGTGTGGCATCAGGAGGGGACAGTTCTCACAG GGGAGAATCTGTGGAATCTTTTCCCATACTGAGCCGAAATGCGAGCAGGAACATGGAACGAGACTGGGACAACGGCTCAACAGCCTCATCTATCGCATCTGTAGCAGAATACAACG GACCCAGATTATTTAAGGAGCCTAGTGCAAAGTCCAACAAACCGATCATCCAGAATGCCATCGCTCACTGCTGTCTTGCAGGAAAAGTCAATGAAGCCCAGAAGAACGCCATTCTGGAG GAAATCGAGCGGTGTGAATCCAACCACCTGATAATCCTTTTCCGTGATGGTGGATGTCAGTTTAGGGCGCTGTACATATATTCTCCCGAAACAGAGGAGATCGTCAAGCTCAAAGGCACGGGACCTCGCGCCATCAGCCGCAAAATGATCGACAGACTCTACAAATACAGCTCCGACCGCAAGCAGTTCACCGTCATCCCCGCCAAGTCCGTGTCGGTCAGCGTAGATGCTCTCACCATCCACGGCCACCTGTGGCAGGCCAAGCGGCCGAGCACGTCAAAGAGAACATGA